Proteins encoded by one window of Halomonas sp. Bachu 37:
- the trmB gene encoding tRNA (guanosine(46)-N7)-methyltransferase TrmB: MTEPHNAGGATTGPEGPDAPLHRRGIKSYVIRAGRMTQAQSRGLEDVWPRLGLTLADGRQDLDSLFGRQAPRVVEIGFGMGNSLIEQAETHPDTDFIGIEVHAPGVGKLLDEADKRGLTNLRVYREDALAVLEQCLPEGSIDTLQLFFPDPWPKKKHHKRRIVQPAFVELIRTRLKPGGTFHLATDWQAYAEWMAEILDASPGYTNTAPAESAPYVPRPEFRPLTKFEARGERLGHGVWDLIYARSR; the protein is encoded by the coding sequence ATGACTGAACCACACAACGCCGGTGGCGCCACCACCGGCCCGGAAGGCCCGGATGCGCCGCTGCATCGGCGCGGCATCAAGAGCTATGTGATCCGCGCGGGCCGCATGACCCAGGCACAAAGCCGCGGCCTGGAAGACGTATGGCCGCGCCTGGGTCTTACGCTCGCCGATGGCCGCCAGGACCTTGATTCGTTGTTTGGCCGCCAGGCGCCTCGCGTGGTCGAGATCGGTTTCGGCATGGGCAACTCGTTGATCGAGCAGGCCGAGACCCACCCGGATACCGACTTCATCGGCATCGAAGTCCACGCCCCGGGTGTCGGTAAGCTGTTGGATGAAGCCGACAAACGCGGCCTGACCAACCTGCGCGTCTATCGCGAGGATGCCTTGGCGGTGCTCGAGCAGTGCCTGCCGGAAGGCTCGATCGATACGCTGCAGCTGTTCTTCCCCGACCCCTGGCCGAAGAAGAAGCACCATAAGCGGCGTATCGTACAGCCCGCGTTCGTGGAACTGATTCGCACCCGGCTCAAGCCCGGTGGGACCTTCCACCTGGCCACTGATTGGCAGGCCTACGCCGAATGGATGGCGGAGATTCTGGACGCCTCTCCCGGCTATACCAATACGGCGCCCGCCGAGAGTGCCCCGTATGTGCCGCGTCCGGAATTTCGCCCGCTGACCAAGTTCGAAGCACGTGGCGAGCGCCTGGGGCACGGCGTGTGGGATCTGATTTACGCACGCAGCCGATAG